In Thermus antranikianii DSM 12462, one DNA window encodes the following:
- a CDS encoding ABC transporter permease: MRSPSLLLGSLLVGLFLLLALASFLYPVDPNAPDFLHRLAPPSPTHPLGTDPLGRDLLARLLHGARNALLVGSIAVSVGFTLGVAAGLLAGYLGRHWDGALSLLMEALYALPGLLLALLLAALMGPGIYSSMLAVGLSMVPAFFRVARAGAMALKTAPFVEAALALGAPPGWVMRRHLLPNLLGPLLVQASLAFAASLLAEAALSYLGLGVQPPNPSLGRMLREAQSFLPLSPYPALVPGLALSLAVLGFNLLGDGLRDRLDPRR; this comes from the coding sequence ATGCGTAGCCCAAGCCTCCTCTTGGGAAGCCTCCTGGTGGGCCTCTTCCTCCTCCTGGCCCTGGCTTCCTTCCTCTACCCCGTGGACCCCAACGCCCCCGACTTCCTCCACCGCCTCGCCCCTCCTTCCCCCACCCATCCCCTGGGGACCGATCCCTTGGGCCGGGACCTCCTGGCCCGTCTCCTTCACGGAGCAAGAAACGCCCTACTGGTGGGGAGCATCGCTGTTTCTGTGGGTTTTACCCTGGGCGTGGCCGCAGGCCTTCTTGCCGGATACCTGGGCCGGCACTGGGACGGGGCGTTAAGCCTCCTCATGGAGGCCCTCTATGCCCTTCCGGGCCTGCTGCTTGCCCTTCTTCTCGCTGCCCTCATGGGCCCCGGGATCTACAGCAGCATGCTGGCCGTGGGGCTTTCCATGGTTCCCGCCTTCTTCCGGGTGGCCCGGGCCGGGGCCATGGCCCTTAAGACCGCCCCCTTTGTGGAAGCCGCTTTGGCCCTGGGAGCCCCTCCGGGCTGGGTGATGCGCCGCCACCTCCTTCCCAACCTCCTGGGACCCCTTCTGGTCCAGGCCAGCCTGGCCTTCGCCGCCTCCCTCCTGGCCGAGGCCGCCCTCTCCTACCTAGGCCTTGGCGTCCAGCCCCCAAACCCAAGCCTCGGCCGGATGCTCCGGGAAGCCCAAAGCTTCCTCCCCCTTTCCCCCTACCCCGCCCTGGTTCCCGGGTTGGCCCTTTCCCTGGCCGTCTTGGGCTTTAATCTCCTGGGAGACGGCCTCCGGGACCGCCTGGACCCCCGGCGTTAG
- a CDS encoding ABC transporter permease, giving the protein MRSFLLRRVLLALATLWLASSLVFAFLLLLPGDPVQAILGLEASPGARQALERALGLDKPPWERYVDWLTRILRFDLGESIRYGKPVGELLGERIPLTLSLVFLGLGGALFLALPLALLALRFPLCDLALSGLMAFLQSVPTFFLGVVLLYALAVHLPLFPASGFPGFSHPWEALRHLFLPALTLALSRAAILFRMARGSLLEVMGQDYIRTARAKGVPETWVLIKHALKPASLPLITVLGLEGGFLLTGAVVVEVVFALPGMGSLALTALEARDYPLLQGLVLVMAALIVLFNLLVDLLYGLLDPRVAYA; this is encoded by the coding sequence ATGCGAAGCTTCCTCCTGAGGCGGGTCCTCCTGGCCCTGGCCACCCTGTGGCTGGCCTCCAGCCTGGTCTTCGCCTTCCTCCTCCTCCTCCCGGGGGACCCGGTGCAGGCCATCCTGGGCCTCGAGGCTTCGCCAGGTGCCCGGCAGGCCCTGGAACGCGCCCTCGGCCTGGACAAGCCCCCCTGGGAACGCTACGTGGACTGGCTCACCCGCATCCTCCGCTTCGACCTGGGGGAGTCCATCCGCTACGGAAAGCCCGTGGGCGAGCTCCTGGGCGAGCGGATCCCCCTCACCCTGAGCCTCGTCTTCCTGGGGCTTGGCGGCGCCCTTTTCCTGGCCTTACCCCTGGCCCTCCTAGCCCTTAGGTTTCCCCTATGCGACCTGGCCCTAAGCGGCCTTATGGCCTTTTTGCAATCCGTGCCCACCTTCTTTCTGGGGGTGGTCCTCCTCTACGCCCTGGCAGTGCACCTGCCCCTTTTCCCCGCCAGCGGCTTCCCGGGGTTTTCCCATCCATGGGAAGCCCTCCGCCACCTTTTCCTCCCCGCCCTCACCCTGGCCCTTTCCCGGGCAGCCATCCTCTTCCGCATGGCCCGGGGAAGCCTCCTAGAGGTGATGGGCCAGGACTACATCCGCACCGCCCGGGCCAAGGGGGTCCCCGAGACCTGGGTGCTCATCAAGCACGCCCTGAAGCCCGCAAGCCTTCCCCTGATCACCGTGCTGGGCTTAGAGGGAGGGTTCCTCCTTACCGGGGCGGTGGTGGTGGAGGTGGTCTTCGCCCTGCCGGGCATGGGAAGCCTGGCCTTGACGGCTCTCGAGGCCCGCGACTACCCTCTCCTCCAGGGTCTGGTGCTGGTCATGGCCGCCCTCATCGTCCTCTTCAACCTCCTGGTGGACCTCCTCTACGGCCTTTTGGACCCGCGGGTGGCGTATGCGTAG
- a CDS encoding ABC transporter substrate-binding protein: MKKRLAWFLLLGLCLALAQPKGGELRVAILAEPPVLDPTASTSQEIPRMLYDNVLQGLVKFNEKGEIVPALAERWQGSPSSLTWTFYLRRGVRFHNGAPFTAEDVVFKFNRARDPKSGHTHPEYYRDIQSVEAKDPYTVVFRLRQPNQDFLFNLARPDSVIGPKGRVEEQKTQPIGTGPFRFVAWERGVGVRLERFEGYYEPGLPYLDRVFFRFLPDPNAQLAALRAGDIQVIGLGVSPENALVLQRDPNFKVITGFTTTEITVGMNNSRPPFIDIRVRRAIQHAVDKKTLVEGVMLGFGTPIGSHRSPGESCYEDLSGYYPYDPAKARALLQEAGYGPNNPLRFTFTLAAPYPYERRLGEAIAAQLSQIGVQARLEVVEWATWLSRVFRGADYQMTIIGHSEPHDIGIYANPNYYFRYDSPRFRDLYTRYLRTPDPKRACEIMKEMQRLLAQDAVNLWVMNAPYIAAMRKEVMGWWQNQPTPSLNVTRVYLNR, from the coding sequence ATGAAGAAGCGGTTGGCGTGGTTCCTTCTGCTGGGCCTCTGCTTGGCCCTGGCCCAGCCCAAAGGAGGAGAGCTTAGGGTGGCGATCCTGGCTGAGCCTCCTGTCCTGGATCCCACGGCCTCCACCAGCCAGGAGATTCCCCGCATGCTCTACGACAACGTCCTCCAGGGGCTGGTGAAGTTCAACGAGAAGGGGGAGATCGTCCCCGCGTTGGCCGAGCGCTGGCAAGGAAGCCCTTCCAGCCTCACCTGGACCTTCTATCTGCGCCGGGGGGTTCGTTTCCACAACGGTGCCCCCTTCACCGCCGAGGACGTGGTCTTCAAGTTCAACCGCGCCCGGGATCCCAAGTCTGGCCACACCCACCCCGAGTACTACCGGGACATCCAGAGCGTGGAGGCCAAGGATCCCTACACCGTGGTCTTCCGCCTGCGCCAGCCCAACCAGGACTTCCTCTTCAACCTGGCCCGCCCGGATTCCGTGATCGGCCCCAAGGGCAGGGTGGAGGAACAGAAAACCCAGCCCATTGGAACCGGACCCTTCCGCTTCGTGGCCTGGGAGCGGGGGGTTGGGGTGAGGCTGGAGCGGTTTGAAGGCTACTATGAGCCCGGCCTCCCCTATCTGGACCGGGTCTTCTTCCGTTTCCTGCCGGATCCAAACGCCCAGCTTGCCGCCTTGCGGGCGGGGGACATCCAGGTGATCGGCCTCGGGGTGAGCCCGGAAAACGCCCTGGTGCTCCAGCGGGATCCCAACTTCAAGGTGATCACGGGCTTTACCACCACGGAGATCACCGTGGGCATGAACAACAGCCGCCCCCCCTTCATCGACATCCGGGTACGGCGGGCCATCCAGCATGCCGTGGACAAGAAGACCCTGGTGGAGGGGGTGATGCTGGGCTTTGGCACCCCCATCGGCAGCCACCGCTCCCCAGGGGAGAGTTGCTACGAGGATCTTTCCGGCTACTACCCCTACGACCCCGCCAAGGCCCGGGCCCTTTTGCAAGAGGCCGGCTACGGACCCAACAACCCCTTGCGCTTCACCTTCACCCTAGCCGCCCCCTACCCCTACGAGAGGCGGCTTGGGGAGGCCATCGCTGCCCAGCTTTCCCAGATCGGGGTCCAGGCACGGCTGGAAGTGGTGGAATGGGCCACCTGGCTTTCCAGGGTCTTCCGAGGAGCCGACTACCAGATGACCATCATCGGCCACTCCGAGCCTCACGATATCGGCATCTACGCCAACCCCAACTATTACTTCCGCTACGACTCCCCCCGCTTCCGCGACCTCTACACCAGGTACCTGCGCACCCCCGATCCCAAGCGGGCCTGCGAGATCATGAAGGAGATGCAGCGCCTTCTCGCCCAGGATGCGGTGAACCTCTGGGTGATGAACGCCCCCTACATCGCCGCCATGCGCAAGGAGGTCATGGGCTGGTGGCAAAACCAGCCCACCCCGAGCCTCAACGTGACCCGGGTGTACTTGAACCGCTAA
- a CDS encoding ABC transporter substrate-binding protein, giving the protein MRRLVAALLVLLLAVGLAQKRVVLGVGGKTAVVYLPLTVVERLGYFKEEGLDVVIQDLQAGSRALQALVGGSVEVVMGFYDHTIQMQAQGRDIVAFVQVGRYPAIVLGVRSDLADQVRSIADLKGRKVGVTAPGSSTHFFLNYLLVKNGLKPTDVSVIGVSVGAQAVAAVQNRQVDAISNVEPAITLLEERGLIKVLADTRSTKGTREVLGGEYPAAVLYTTRAWLERNPDTAQRLVNAMVRGLRWMQGKTPEEIAAVLPEEYFLGDRALYLKVLRNSLESFSPTGRFSDTAPLRPLTVLSAFDPNVARARIDLKRTYTNEFVDRVPKR; this is encoded by the coding sequence ATGAGGAGGCTGGTTGCGGCGCTTTTGGTGTTACTTTTGGCGGTGGGCTTAGCCCAGAAGCGGGTGGTGCTGGGGGTAGGGGGAAAGACGGCCGTGGTCTACCTACCCCTCACCGTGGTGGAGCGCCTGGGATACTTCAAGGAAGAAGGCCTGGACGTGGTGATCCAGGACCTGCAGGCGGGCTCGAGGGCCCTCCAGGCCCTGGTGGGGGGAAGCGTGGAGGTGGTGATGGGCTTCTACGACCACACCATCCAGATGCAGGCCCAGGGGAGAGACATCGTGGCCTTCGTGCAGGTGGGGCGTTACCCGGCCATCGTCCTGGGAGTGCGCTCAGACCTGGCGGACCAGGTGCGGAGCATCGCCGACCTTAAGGGGCGGAAGGTGGGGGTCACCGCTCCAGGAAGCTCCACCCATTTCTTCCTCAACTACCTCCTGGTGAAAAACGGGCTTAAGCCCACGGATGTGTCCGTGATCGGGGTCTCCGTGGGAGCCCAAGCGGTGGCCGCGGTGCAAAACCGTCAGGTGGACGCCATCTCCAACGTGGAACCCGCCATCACCCTCCTGGAGGAAAGGGGCCTCATCAAGGTACTGGCGGACACCCGCTCCACCAAGGGAACCCGGGAGGTTTTGGGTGGGGAGTATCCGGCCGCCGTCCTCTACACCACCCGGGCCTGGTTGGAGCGGAACCCCGACACCGCCCAGCGGCTGGTGAACGCCATGGTGCGGGGCCTGAGGTGGATGCAGGGCAAAACCCCTGAGGAAATCGCCGCCGTCTTACCGGAGGAGTACTTCCTGGGCGACCGGGCCCTCTACCTCAAGGTCCTCAGGAACTCCCTGGAGTCCTTCTCTCCCACGGGGCGCTTCAGCGACACCGCTCCCCTGAGGCCCCTCACGGTGCTTTCCGCCTTTGATCCCAACGTGGCCCGGGCCCGGATCGATCTCAAGCGCACGTACACCAATGAGTTCGTGGACCGGGTGCCCAAGCGGTAA
- a CDS encoding ABC transporter permease — protein sequence MRGLRLRLWQVGLLLLFLAWWEWASRTGRLDPFFFSQPSEIAGRIWRWFSTGEIYPHLYITTLEMLLAFFLGTLLGVVLGLWLALAPSVAAVLDPYIKALNAIPRVVLAPIFTLWFGLGVLSKVALGVTLVFFVAFFNTYQGVKEVSPVVLQNAKLLGARPGHLLRHVYLPSAASWIFSSLRTSIGFAVIGAVVGEYLGSAAGLGYVIAQAEGVFDTTGVFAGMVVLMVFVLLLDAVVGQVEKRLVRWRPKMEGE from the coding sequence ATGCGGGGGCTTAGGCTACGGCTTTGGCAGGTGGGGCTGCTCCTTCTCTTCCTCGCCTGGTGGGAGTGGGCCTCGAGGACCGGCCGCCTGGACCCCTTCTTCTTCTCCCAACCCTCGGAGATCGCCGGAAGGATCTGGCGCTGGTTCAGCACCGGGGAGATCTACCCGCACCTTTACATCACCACCCTGGAGATGCTCCTGGCCTTTTTCCTCGGAACCCTGCTCGGGGTGGTCCTGGGGCTTTGGCTGGCCCTGGCCCCCAGCGTGGCGGCGGTCTTGGACCCCTACATCAAGGCCCTAAACGCCATCCCTCGGGTGGTCTTGGCTCCCATCTTTACCCTCTGGTTCGGCCTCGGGGTGCTCTCCAAGGTAGCCCTAGGGGTCACCCTGGTCTTCTTTGTGGCCTTCTTCAACACCTACCAGGGGGTTAAGGAGGTAAGCCCTGTGGTCCTGCAAAACGCCAAGCTCTTGGGGGCCAGGCCCGGTCACCTTCTCCGCCACGTCTACCTGCCCTCCGCAGCCAGCTGGATCTTCTCCAGCTTAAGGACCTCCATCGGCTTCGCGGTGATTGGGGCCGTGGTGGGGGAATACCTGGGAAGCGCCGCTGGGCTGGGTTACGTCATCGCCCAGGCAGAAGGGGTCTTTGACACCACCGGGGTCTTCGCCGGCATGGTGGTGCTCATGGTCTTCGTGTTGCTGTTGGATGCCGTGGTGGGCCAGGTGGAAAAGCGTCTAGTCCGTTGGCGCCCTAAAATGGAGGGGGAATAG
- a CDS encoding cyclase family protein, translating to MCAPLVMEEVAKQISRRALLGVGLGLLASRAVAQAQVQGKAFSRAVDLTHELSPEIPLFPGAEPMRITTLVTVRQNGYYGNRIDFWEHSGTHMDAPAHFAEGGLTAEKLPVETLIAPLAVIHIHEKAARNPDAQVTVDDILAYERQHGRLPKGALVAMHSGWEARWRDPKAFLNQDATGTLHFPGFSPEAAEFLVREREIVGVGVDTLSLDFGPSKDFKAHVTLLGAGKYGLENLANLAQVPPAGALIFVGAPKHRGASGGPVRAVAVW from the coding sequence ATGTGTGCCCCTCTGGTGATGGAGGAAGTGGCCAAGCAGATTTCCCGCAGGGCCTTGTTGGGCGTGGGCCTAGGGCTTCTTGCCAGCCGGGCCGTGGCCCAGGCGCAGGTACAGGGCAAGGCCTTTAGCCGGGCGGTGGACCTCACCCACGAGCTCTCCCCGGAGATCCCCCTCTTCCCCGGGGCTGAACCCATGCGCATCACCACCCTGGTCACGGTGCGGCAAAACGGGTACTACGGCAACCGCATCGATTTCTGGGAGCACTCGGGAACCCATATGGACGCCCCCGCCCACTTCGCGGAAGGGGGGCTCACCGCGGAAAAACTGCCCGTGGAAACCCTCATCGCCCCCCTGGCCGTGATCCACATCCACGAGAAGGCCGCCCGCAACCCCGATGCCCAGGTGACCGTAGACGACATCCTGGCCTACGAGCGCCAGCACGGCCGCCTGCCCAAGGGGGCCCTGGTGGCCATGCACTCCGGCTGGGAAGCCCGCTGGCGCGACCCCAAGGCTTTTCTGAACCAGGACGCCACGGGCACCCTTCACTTCCCCGGCTTCTCCCCGGAGGCAGCAGAGTTTCTGGTGCGGGAGCGGGAGATCGTGGGGGTAGGGGTGGATACCCTCTCCCTGGACTTTGGCCCCTCCAAGGACTTCAAGGCCCACGTGACCCTCCTGGGCGCGGGGAAATACGGCCTGGAAAACCTGGCCAACCTGGCTCAGGTGCCTCCCGCCGGGGCCCTCATCTTCGTGGGAGCCCCCAAGCACCGGGGAGCCTCCGGAGGGCCCGTGCGGGCGGTGGCGGTATGGTGA
- a CDS encoding M20 family metallopeptidase, giving the protein MEKALLAAEAVDEKEVVELLRALVRIPSHYPGPGEEGVVAFLEEYLRERGFRPFRQEAALGRPNLVADLGEGEGGLILEGHTDVVTPGPESLWRYPPYEGVVEGGRLYGRGACDMKGGLAALIGALLAVKRALGQPRHPLRLAALADEEGMMLGVKAFVRGGLARGFRGALVAEPEAMEVCLWQKGALRLSLRFPGRMAHGAMPYAGENPIPKAARFILELESLQRELQEVHSHPFLGLPYLTPTRILATAGEGQLNVIPAEAEVAMDVRTVPGLDHEELVARIQALAGTQVEVLEDRPPVETPREDPLVQAAEEALRLLGLPVRHGGVPGATDGTFLQAWAGLPVVVMGPGGKTLPHQVDEWVDLREVVQAARVYAALAVLYLG; this is encoded by the coding sequence ATGGAAAAGGCCCTCCTGGCGGCGGAAGCGGTGGACGAAAAGGAAGTGGTGGAGCTCCTAAGGGCTCTGGTGCGGATTCCAAGCCACTATCCCGGACCCGGGGAAGAGGGGGTGGTGGCCTTCCTGGAGGAGTACCTGAGGGAGCGGGGTTTCCGCCCCTTCCGGCAGGAAGCGGCTTTGGGCCGGCCCAATCTGGTGGCGGACCTGGGGGAGGGGGAGGGGGGGTTGATCCTCGAGGGGCACACCGATGTGGTCACCCCCGGCCCAGAAAGCCTATGGCGCTACCCTCCCTACGAAGGGGTGGTGGAGGGAGGCCGGCTGTACGGCCGAGGAGCCTGCGACATGAAGGGAGGCCTCGCCGCCTTGATAGGAGCCCTGCTGGCGGTGAAGCGAGCCCTAGGCCAGCCCCGGCACCCCCTACGCCTCGCCGCTTTGGCCGATGAGGAGGGAATGATGCTGGGGGTGAAGGCCTTCGTGAGAGGAGGGCTGGCGCGAGGCTTCCGCGGTGCCTTGGTGGCCGAGCCTGAGGCCATGGAGGTCTGCCTTTGGCAGAAGGGAGCCCTGCGCCTATCCCTCCGCTTCCCCGGACGCATGGCCCACGGGGCCATGCCCTACGCCGGGGAAAACCCTATACCCAAGGCAGCCCGCTTCATCCTCGAGCTGGAAAGCCTCCAACGGGAGCTCCAGGAAGTTCATTCCCACCCCTTTCTGGGCCTTCCCTACCTCACCCCCACCCGCATCCTGGCCACCGCCGGGGAGGGGCAGCTCAACGTTATCCCCGCCGAAGCGGAGGTGGCCATGGACGTGCGCACCGTGCCGGGGTTGGACCACGAGGAGTTGGTGGCCAGGATCCAGGCCCTGGCGGGAACCCAGGTGGAGGTCCTGGAGGACCGCCCCCCCGTGGAGACCCCCAGGGAGGATCCTTTGGTGCAGGCAGCGGAGGAAGCCCTAAGGCTTCTCGGCCTTCCCGTGCGCCACGGCGGGGTACCCGGGGCCACGGACGGCACCTTCCTCCAGGCATGGGCGGGTCTTCCCGTGGTGGTCATGGGCCCTGGGGGGAAAACCCTGCCCCACCAGGTGGACGAGTGGGTGGACTTAAGGGAAGTGGTCCAGGCAGCCCGGGTCTACGCCGCCTTGGCGGTGCTCTATCTGGGGTAA
- a CDS encoding SDR family NAD(P)-dependent oxidoreductase translates to MNYRQLFDLGGQVALVVGAASGIGRASAEALAAFGAKVVLADRDEKGLKEVLEAIRRQGGVAEAHPLDLAARGQAEALVERVHRAHGRLDTLVSTPAINVRKPLLDYTDEEIDRVVDLNLKGTLRLLRAGGRVMREQRGGSLIAFASIRALVVEPGQGVYAATKAGILQIMRTLAAELGPYGVRANAIAPGPIETPLTAPIQTHPDWYRAYAEKTALLRWGKPEEVAMAVVFLASPASSYVTGTLFLVDGGWTAVDGRFTPPL, encoded by the coding sequence GTGAACTACCGGCAACTTTTCGACCTAGGAGGGCAGGTGGCTTTGGTGGTGGGGGCGGCCTCCGGAATCGGGCGGGCCTCCGCGGAGGCCCTGGCGGCCTTTGGGGCTAAGGTGGTGCTGGCGGACCGGGATGAGAAGGGTCTAAAGGAGGTCCTCGAGGCCATCCGCAGACAAGGTGGGGTGGCGGAGGCCCACCCCCTTGACCTGGCGGCCAGGGGCCAGGCCGAGGCGTTGGTGGAGAGGGTGCACCGGGCCCATGGCCGGCTGGATACCTTGGTTTCCACCCCGGCCATCAACGTGCGCAAGCCCCTTCTGGACTACACCGACGAGGAGATCGACCGGGTGGTGGACCTGAACCTGAAGGGAACCTTGCGGCTTTTAAGGGCGGGGGGACGGGTGATGCGGGAGCAAAGGGGGGGAAGCCTCATCGCCTTTGCCTCCATAAGGGCCCTGGTGGTGGAACCAGGGCAGGGGGTTTATGCGGCCACCAAGGCGGGGATCCTCCAGATCATGCGTACCCTGGCCGCGGAGCTTGGGCCCTATGGGGTGCGGGCCAACGCCATCGCCCCTGGGCCCATCGAAACCCCCCTCACCGCTCCCATCCAAACCCATCCCGATTGGTACCGGGCCTATGCGGAGAAAACCGCCCTCTTGCGCTGGGGAAAGCCCGAGGAAGTGGCCATGGCGGTGGTGTTCCTGGCCTCGCCGGCTTCCAGCTACGTGACCGGCACCCTCTTCCTGGTGGATGGGGGTTGGACGGCGGTGGACGGGCGGTTTACCCCGCCCCTTTAG
- a CDS encoding ABC transporter ATP-binding protein, with product MSFLEFKQVSVAFGSYVAVEGVSLRLSPGEFVSLVGPTGCGKSTLLNVAAGLLAPTQGEVLLEGKPLRGLNPVAGYLFQQDAILPWKTALDNVALPLVFRGVGLREARERAQAWLEKVGLGRFPRHYPHQLSGGMRKRVGLAQVLIANPRLLLMDEPFSALDVQTRQLMENELLRLWQEDRKTVLFVTHDLEEAIALSDRVVVMSAGPRSRVIGEFPIPLPRPRDVAEIRLTPEFLRLHREIWELLRGEVMRAHAGA from the coding sequence ATGAGCTTTCTGGAATTTAAGCAGGTCTCCGTGGCCTTCGGTTCCTATGTGGCCGTGGAAGGAGTAAGCCTCCGTCTATCTCCAGGTGAGTTCGTGAGCCTAGTGGGCCCCACGGGATGCGGGAAAAGCACCCTCCTAAACGTGGCGGCAGGCCTTCTCGCCCCCACCCAGGGGGAGGTCCTCCTGGAAGGGAAGCCCCTTAGGGGGTTGAACCCGGTGGCGGGCTACCTTTTCCAGCAGGACGCCATCCTGCCCTGGAAGACCGCCCTGGACAACGTGGCCCTGCCCTTGGTCTTCCGGGGCGTGGGCTTGAGGGAGGCCCGGGAAAGGGCCCAGGCCTGGCTGGAGAAGGTGGGGCTGGGGCGGTTTCCCCGCCACTATCCCCACCAGCTTTCCGGGGGGATGCGCAAGCGGGTGGGGCTGGCCCAGGTGCTCATCGCCAACCCCAGGCTCCTCCTCATGGACGAGCCCTTTTCCGCCCTGGACGTGCAGACGCGGCAGCTCATGGAAAACGAGCTCCTCAGGCTCTGGCAGGAGGATCGCAAGACCGTGCTCTTCGTCACCCACGACCTGGAGGAAGCCATTGCCCTTTCCGACCGGGTGGTGGTCATGTCGGCGGGGCCCCGCTCCCGGGTCATCGGGGAGTTCCCCATCCCCCTCCCCCGGCCCAGGGATGTGGCGGAGATCCGGCTCACCCCGGAGTTCTTGCGCCTGCACCGAGAGATTTGGGAACTCCTAAGGGGGGAGGTGATGCGGGCCCATGCGGGGGCTTAG
- a CDS encoding TRAP transporter small permease: MNLLEKALEGLYRLSEFLAALMGLFILLVILAQVAGRYLGFVVPSALEMAGFATAGLIFLGLAPTLRAGGHIQMRLLLRRLPPKTRRPLETFALGLGFLTTLYASVQTWLRVAESFRYGDLAPGLLPLPLWLPQSFLAVGLSIFALALLEAGLKTWKEGKE; encoded by the coding sequence ATGAACCTCTTGGAGAAGGCCCTCGAGGGCCTCTACCGTCTATCCGAGTTCCTGGCGGCCCTCATGGGCCTTTTCATCCTCCTGGTGATCCTGGCCCAGGTGGCAGGACGGTACCTGGGCTTCGTGGTGCCCTCCGCCCTAGAGATGGCCGGCTTCGCCACCGCCGGGCTCATCTTCCTGGGCCTTGCTCCCACCCTGAGGGCCGGGGGGCACATCCAGATGCGGCTTCTCTTGCGAAGGCTTCCCCCCAAGACCCGTCGCCCGCTGGAAACCTTCGCCCTGGGGCTCGGGTTCCTAACGACCCTTTATGCCTCGGTTCAAACCTGGCTTAGGGTGGCGGAAAGCTTCCGCTACGGAGACCTGGCCCCAGGGCTTCTCCCCCTTCCCCTTTGGCTACCCCAAAGCTTCCTGGCGGTGGGCCTTAGCATCTTCGCCCTGGCCCTCCTCGAGGCGGGGCTGAAAACCTGGAAGGAGGGAAAGGAATGA
- a CDS encoding TRAP transporter substrate-binding protein: MRKLLFWLFPLALVAQAQTWNMATPYPPANFHTQNIQQFVKEVEEATGGRLKISVHPGGSLFPHPQILPAVRNGQVQMGEVLMSLLANENPIFNLDSIPFVATSYEEARRLYQAQRPEVEKWLAQRGVVFLYAVPWPPQGLYTKRPVNTGADLKGLRFRAYNPATARLAELLGMHPVQVEAADIPQAFATGIVEAMITSPVTGVDSQAWDFARYFYDVKAWIPKNMVVIGRRAFESLSPQDREALLQAAKRAEERGWRLSQEQEEKAMQTLASRGMQVVKPSPTLLADLKRVGQTMILEWQKQAGATGVKVYRQYLGR, translated from the coding sequence ATGCGTAAGCTCCTTTTCTGGCTTTTCCCATTGGCCCTAGTAGCCCAAGCCCAGACCTGGAACATGGCCACCCCGTATCCTCCGGCCAACTTCCACACGCAAAACATTCAGCAGTTCGTAAAGGAAGTGGAGGAGGCCACGGGAGGCCGGCTCAAGATCTCCGTCCACCCTGGAGGCTCCCTCTTCCCCCATCCCCAGATCCTGCCCGCGGTGAGGAACGGGCAGGTGCAGATGGGGGAGGTGCTCATGTCCCTCCTCGCCAACGAAAACCCCATCTTCAACCTGGACTCCATCCCCTTCGTGGCCACCAGCTACGAAGAGGCCCGTCGGCTTTACCAGGCCCAGCGCCCTGAGGTGGAAAAGTGGCTGGCCCAAAGGGGAGTGGTCTTTCTTTACGCCGTTCCCTGGCCGCCTCAAGGGCTCTACACCAAGCGGCCCGTGAATACAGGGGCGGATCTCAAGGGCCTGCGGTTTCGGGCCTACAACCCCGCCACCGCCCGGCTGGCGGAGCTACTCGGCATGCACCCGGTGCAGGTGGAGGCCGCAGACATCCCTCAGGCCTTCGCCACGGGGATTGTGGAGGCCATGATCACCTCCCCGGTCACCGGGGTGGACAGCCAGGCTTGGGACTTCGCCCGTTACTTCTACGACGTGAAGGCCTGGATCCCCAAGAACATGGTGGTCATCGGCCGGCGGGCCTTTGAGAGCCTCTCCCCCCAGGATCGGGAAGCCCTGTTGCAAGCGGCCAAGCGGGCAGAGGAACGGGGCTGGCGGCTGAGCCAGGAGCAGGAGGAAAAGGCCATGCAAACCCTGGCGAGCCGGGGCATGCAGGTGGTCAAGCCCTCCCCCACCCTCCTGGCCGACCTCAAGAGGGTGGGGCAAACCATGATCCTGGAGTGGCAAAAGCAGGCGGGAGCCACGGGGGTCAAGGTCTACCGTCAGTACCTTGGACGATGA